The following are from one region of the Oscillospiraceae bacterium genome:
- the dprA gene encoding DNA-processing protein DprA — protein MKYWIWLSSLRSLGAAGAFLAAERFGTPENLFFADEEALRAVPDLSAPQRAEILRHDLDPAERILEQCSLAGLRVLTWQDADYPERLKNIHAPPCTLYLKGRLPVFDEEAALTVVGSRRATPYGVQAAERLSYALARAGMLIVSGLARGVDAHAHRAALRAGAPTVAVLGCGADTPYPAENKALYEDIAAAGAVMSEYPPGAPPLAAHFPARNRILSGLSLGVMVVEAPLRSGALITAFHALEQGRDVFAVPGNIDVPESAGCNRLIREGAQLVTGPDDVLAEYAALYPHKIRPQRVAPPPADAAEAVRAKDRMPVGRAQPTPDEAPAAAEPAPQVTDLGTMLADLDEDARAVLLAVAGAPRHVDEIVEATGLSAAHVLRALTVLELQGRAESLPGKRFRLAGGRT, from the coding sequence TTGAAGTATTGGATCTGGTTGAGCTCACTGCGTTCGTTGGGGGCGGCGGGGGCCTTTTTGGCCGCCGAGCGGTTCGGGACGCCCGAAAATCTGTTCTTTGCCGACGAGGAGGCCCTGCGCGCCGTGCCGGATCTCAGCGCGCCGCAGCGCGCGGAGATCCTCCGACACGATCTCGACCCGGCTGAACGCATCCTGGAGCAGTGCAGTCTGGCCGGGCTCCGCGTCCTCACCTGGCAGGACGCGGACTACCCGGAGCGGCTGAAGAACATCCACGCGCCGCCCTGCACGCTGTATCTGAAGGGTCGTCTGCCCGTCTTCGACGAGGAGGCGGCGCTGACCGTGGTCGGCTCGCGCCGCGCCACGCCTTACGGTGTCCAGGCGGCTGAGCGGCTCTCCTACGCGCTGGCGCGCGCGGGCATGCTCATCGTCTCCGGCCTCGCGCGCGGCGTCGACGCCCACGCCCACCGGGCCGCGCTGCGCGCCGGCGCGCCCACTGTGGCCGTGCTGGGCTGCGGCGCGGACACGCCCTACCCGGCCGAGAACAAGGCGCTTTACGAGGACATAGCGGCGGCGGGCGCCGTGATGAGCGAATACCCGCCGGGCGCGCCGCCGCTCGCCGCCCATTTTCCGGCCCGAAACCGGATCCTCAGCGGTCTGTCGCTGGGCGTTATGGTGGTGGAGGCCCCGCTGCGTTCAGGCGCGCTGATCACGGCCTTCCACGCGCTCGAACAGGGCCGCGATGTGTTTGCGGTGCCGGGTAACATCGACGTCCCGGAGAGCGCCGGCTGCAACCGGCTGATCCGCGAGGGCGCGCAGCTCGTGACGGGTCCGGACGACGTCTTAGCGGAATACGCCGCGCTCTACCCCCACAAGATTCGTCCGCAACGCGTAGCGCCGCCGCCGGCGGATGCGGCGGAGGCCGTGCGGGCGAAAGACAGGATGCCGGTCGGCCGCGCTCAGCCGACGCCCGATGAGGCTCCGGCCGCGGCCGAGCCGGCCCCGCAGGTGACGGATCTCGGAACGATGCTGGCGGACCTGGACGAGGATGCGCGGGCGGTGCTGCTCGCCGTGGCGGGCGCGCCGCGCCATGTGGACGAGATCGTGGAGGCGACGGGGCTGTCCGCCGCCCATGTGCTGCGCGCGCTCACGGTGCTGGAGTTACAGGGCCGGGCGGAATCCCTGCCCGGTAAGCGCTTCCGGCTCGCCGGCGGGCGGACCTGA